From Mauremys mutica isolate MM-2020 ecotype Southern chromosome 15, ASM2049712v1, whole genome shotgun sequence, one genomic window encodes:
- the NUCB1 gene encoding nucleobindin-1 translates to MPLSWLLAAVLFAAAAPVPIDRPKAEKKAEETPPEPPDTGLYYHRYLQEVINVLETDGHFREKLQAANAEDIKSGKLSKELDFVSHHVRTKLDELKRQEVSRLRMLLKAKMDATMEQNVQIDHLGLLKQFEHLDPQNQHTFEARDLELLIQAATKDLENYDAAHHEEFKRYEMLKEHERREYLKSLDEEKRRAEEARFQELRQKHKEHPKINVPGSRDQLKEVWEETDGLDPSEFNPKTFFKLHDTNSDGVLDEQELEALFTKELEKVYDPRNEEDDMLEMEEERLRMREHVMKNVDLNQDRLVTLEEFLKSTEKKEFNEAGGWETVDETQVYSEAELQRFEAELAAQEAELGRRAEQLRRQHQDLQEQQVRLDAQKKEYQQAVLHMEQRKTQQGEAPAEELKFQDLGLDAALADPAAPATPAHAPEQNHVEPPQNQQQQSPPQPEVQIQ, encoded by the exons ATGCCGCTCTCCTGGCTTTTGGCCGCCGTCCTGTTTGCTGCTGCGGCGCCGGTGCCCATCGACCGGCCCAAGGCGGAGAAGAAGGCGGAAGAGACGCCCCCGGAACCGCCG GACACGGGGCTCTATTACCATCGCTACCTGCAGGAGGTGATCAACGTGCTGGAGACAGACGGCCACTTCCGGGAGAAGCTGCAGGCGGCCAACGCCGAAGACATCAAG AGCGGGAAGCTGAGCAAGGAGCTGGACTTCGTGAGCCATCACGTCCGCACCAAGCTGGATGAGCTGAAGCGCCAGGAGGTCTCCCGGCTCCGCATGCTGCTCAAGGCCAAGATGGACGCGACCATGGAGCAGA ATGTGCAGATCGATCACCTGGGGCTGCTGAAGCAGTTCGAGCACCTGGACCCCCAGAACCAGCACACCTTTGAGGCCCGTGACCTGGAGCTGCTCATCCAggca GCCACCAAGGACCTGGAGAACTACGACGCGGCCCATCACGAGGAGTTCAAACGATACGAGATGCTGAAGGAACATGAACGGCGCGAATACCTCAAGTCCCTGGACGAGGAGAAGCGGCGGGCGGAGGAGGCCCGGTTCCAGGAGCTGCGCCAGAAGCACAAGGAGCACCCCAAAATCAACGTCCCG ggcagccgaGATCAGCTCAAGGAAGTCTGGGAGGAGACAGACGGGCTGGACCCCAGCGAGTTCAATCCCAAAACCTTCTTCAAACTGCACG ACACGAACAGCGACGGGGTCCTCGACGAACAAGAATTGGAAGCGCTTTTCACCAAGGAG ctggagaaGGTCTACGACCCCCGGAACGAGGAGGACGACATgctggagatggaggaggagcGTCTGCGTATGCGGGAGCACGTCATGAAGAAC gtgGACTTGAACCAGGACCGGCTGGTGACGCTGGAGGAATTCCTGAAATCCACTGAGAAGAAGGAGTTTAACGAGGCCGGAGGCTGGGAG acgGTGGACGAGACCCAGGTGTACTCGGAGGCGGAGCTGCAGCGGTTCGAGGCGGAGCTAGCGGCCCAGGAGGCGGAGCTCGGCCGGCGGGCGGAGCAGCTGCGGCGCCAGCACCAGGATCTGCaggagcagcaggtccggctggACGCCCAGAAGAAGGAGTATCAGCAG gccGTGCTGCACATGGAGCAGAGGAAAACCCAGCAGGGGGAGGCACCGGCGGAGGAGCTGAAATTCCAGGACCTGGGCCTGGATGCCGCCCTGGCAG ATCCGGCCGCGCCGGCCACCCCAGCCCATGCCCCTGAACAGAACCACGTGGAACCTCCCCAGAACCAGCAGCAGCAGTCGCCCCCACAGCCCGAAGTCCAGATCCAGTGA
- the TULP2 gene encoding LOW QUALITY PROTEIN: tubby-related protein 2 (The sequence of the model RefSeq protein was modified relative to this genomic sequence to represent the inferred CDS: inserted 1 base in 1 codon), whose protein sequence is MASPRWGLAPGGGSDLIPPTPHPRSDLPEPELEPEPEPVSPFPSTLAGPAGVRPPPRTMNAAGRGDTGLGEEPASLRQQKLELQRRLFEKKQRRKRQEPLMVQANPDAKVTGRRGRRPEERTPLMESCSEHSLCNGTSNPFLVESVPEAHRPTDAWGSSVHLDRGPRAGGEAAGASDAELEEAVLEDTRPVNKATAAPSSTRKGWPARRSGAGQADIRRPRSSKPKALSPAQGERVPSVIVEFRDPQESSDGDAPPEAGAAGWESAQEGDSEGESQDPPAPPSPIRRRQDRKLPSRGSLGSPPGSDEEEEGDLNILCRSLEPAPEADTPSLPEEVPGTPQPPRPEELQGFVLRPAPXGVTVRCRISRDRKGVDKGVFPFYYLHLERDDGRKLFLMSGRKRKKSKTSNYLISLDPIDLSRDGDGFIGKVRSNVLGTRFTVFDNGTNPDKKPFVPETAPIRQELAAICYETNVLGFRGPRKMTVIIPGMNTDNERISIRPKNEHETLLTRFQNRNLQNLLVLQNKVPAWNEETQSYVLNFHGRVTQASVKNFQIVPDHDSEYIVLQFGRVAPDVFTMDYRAPLCALQAFAICLSSFDGKLACE, encoded by the exons ATGGCCTCCCCGCGCTGGGGGCtggcgccggggggggggtcagatctcatccctcccaccccccaccccaggtcagaCCTGCCAGagccggagctggagccagagccgGAGCCGGTGTCCCCGTTCCCCTCAACACTCGCAG gcCCAGCTGGAGTCCGGCCACCCCCCCGCACCATGAACGCGGCAGGGCGGGGAGACAC CGGCCTGGGCGAGGAGCCCGCGTCCCTGCGGCAGcagaagctggagctgcag cgccgcCTCTTTGAGAAGAAGCAGCGTCGGAAGCGCCAGGAGCCGCTCATGGTCCAGGCCAACCCCGACGCCAAGGTGACGGGCCGCCGGGGCCGCCGGCCCGAGGAGCGCACCCCCCTGATGGAGTCCTGCAGTGAGCACAGCCTCTGCAACG GAACCAGCAACCCCTTCCTGGTGGAGTCGGTCCCAGAGGCCCATCGCCCCACTGACGCCTGGGGCAGCTCCGTGCACCTGGACAGGGGCCCCCGAGCCGGGGGGGAGGCCGCAG GTGCCTCCGACGCGGAGCTGGAAGAGGCCGTCCTGGAGGACACGCGGCCCGTCAACAAGGCCACGGCGGCGCCCAGCTCCACGCGCAAGGGCTGGCCGGCCCGGCGGAGCGGGG cTGGCCAGGCCGACATCCGACGCCCCCGGAGCTCGAAGCCAAAGGCCCTGTCGCCCGCACAAGGGGAGCGAGTCCCCTCTGTCATCGTGGAGTTCAGAG ACCCTCAGGAAAGCAGCGATGGGGACGCCCCCCCGGAGGCCGGCGCTGCAGGCTGGGAGTCAGCCCAGGAGGGAGACTCGGAGGGGGAGTCCCAggacccccccgcgcccccctcccccatcaggaGAAGACAGGACAGGAAGCTCCCCAGCAGAG GATCTCTTGGCAGCCCCCCTGGGAGCgacgaggaggaggaaggagacctCAACATCCTCTGCAGATCCCTGGAGCCCGCGCCGGAGGCCGACACCCCCAGC ctgccgGAGGAGGTGCCAGGGACCCCGCAGCCCCCGAGGCCGGAGGAGCTGCAGGGGTTCGTGCTGCGCCCGGCGC CCGGAGTGACCGTCCGGTGCCGCATCAGCCGGGACCGCAAGGGGGTGGACAAGGGCGTCTTCCCCTTCTACTACCTCCACCTGGAGAGAGACGACGGGAGGAAG CTGTTTCTCATGTCTGGCcggaagagaaagaaaagcaaaaccTCCAACTACCTCATTTCCCTCGACCCCATCGACCTGTCCCGGGACGGGGACGGCTTCATCGGGAAGGTCAG GTCCAATGTGCTGGGCACCAGGTTCACGGTGTTCGATAACGGGACGAATCCGGATAAAAAACCCTTCGTCCCCGAAACGGCTCCGATCCGGCAGGAGCTGGCGGCCATTTGCTAC GAGACCAATGTGCTGGGGTTCAGGGGACCCCGAAAAATGACTGTGATTATCCCCGGCATGAACACGGACAACGAGAGAATCAGCATCCGCCCGAAAAAC GAACACGAGACTCTGCTGACCCGGTTCCAGAACCGGAACCTCCAGAACCTGCTGGTTCTGCAGAACAAGGTGCCGGCCTGGAACGAGGAGACCCAGTCGTACGTGCTCAACTTCCACGGGCGCGTCACCCAGGCCTCCGTCAAGAACTTCCAGATCGTCCCTGACCATGAct ccgagTACATCGTGCTGCAGTTTGGCCGGGTGGCGCCCGACGTCTTCACCATGGACTATCGCGCCCCCCTCTGCGCCCTGCAGGCCTTCGCCATCTGCCTGTCCAGCTTCGACGGGAAACTCGCCTGCGAGTAG
- the LOC123350467 gene encoding trans-1,2-dihydrobenzene-1,2-diol dehydrogenase-like gives MATRWGICSAGRISHDFLVALKTLPATEHQAVAIAARDLARAQDYAQKHGIPRAYGSYEELARDPNVDVVYVGVIHPEHLPVGRLFLGAGKPVLLEKPLGMNAAEVRELAQLARSRGVFLMEAFWTRFFPISEQIRRLLAQGALGEVQLISATVGHPMENIPRLVQKKLGGGAILDIGCYCVQLASMVFGGQRPESVLASGFLHPSGVDETTSVILNYAGRRQAVLSCTMRIELPNQAWICGTKGSMELPAPWYAPTTLIVNNQRHECPLPPPAQPLNFSNGTGMRYEAQHVRQCLLQGLKESPIMSLAESELVASIVDEVRRQLGVTYSEDQQG, from the exons ATGGCCACCCGCTGGGGCATCTGCTCTGCCGGCAGGATCAGCCATGACTTCCTGGTGGCCCTGAAGACCCTCCCGGCCACGGAGCATCAG gctgTGGCCATCGCGGCGCGTGACCTCGCCCGGGCTCAGGATTACGCCCAGAAACACGGGATCCCTCGAGCGTACGGGAGCTACGAGGAGCTGGCGCGGGACCCCAACGTGG ACGTGGTCTACGTGGGGGTCATACACCCCGAGCACCTGCCCGTGGGGCGGCTCTTCCTGGGGGCCGGGAAGCCGgtgctgctggagaagcccctgGGGATGAACGCGGCGGAGGTGAGGGAGCTGGCGCAGCTGGCCCGGAGCCGCGGGGTCTTCCTGATGGAg gcctTCTGGACCCGCTTCTTCCCCATCTCGGAGCAGATCCGGCGGCTGCTGGCCCAGGGGGCGCTGGGCGAGGTGCAGCTGATCTCGGCGACCGTGGGGCACCCCATGGAGAACATCCCCCGGCTGGTGCAGAAGAAGCTGGGGGGCGGCGCCATTCTGGACATCGGCTGCTACTGCGTCCAGCTCGCCAGCATGGTCTTCGGGGGGCAGCGGCCGGAGTCCGTCCTGGCCTCGGGCTTCCTGCACCCCTccg GTGTGGACGAAACCACCTCGGTGATCCTGAACTACGCGGGCCGGCGCCAGGCCGTGCTGTCCTGCACCATGCGCATCGAGCTCCCCAACCAGGCCTGGATCTGCGGCACCAAGGGCTCcatggag ctccctgccccctggtaCGCCCCCACCACCCTGATCGTGAACAACCAGCGCCACGagtgccccctgccgccccccgcccagcccctcaACTTCTCCAACGGCACCGGCATGCGCTACGAGGCCCAGCACGTGCGCCAGTGTCTGCTGCAAG GCCTGAAGGAGAGCCCCATCATGAGCTTGGCCGAGAGCGAGCTGGTGGCCTCCATCGTGGACGAGGTGCGACGGCAGCTGGGGGTGACCTACAGCGAGGACCAGCAGGGCTGA
- the RPL13A gene encoding 60S ribosomal protein L13a: protein MAEFKVLVIDGRGHLLGRLAAMVAKQVLLGRKVVVVRCEGINISGNFYRNKLKYLAFLRKRMNTNPSRGPYHFRAPSRIFWRTVRGMLPHKTKRGQAALERLKVFDGIPPPYDKRKRMVVPAALKVVRLKPTRKFAFLGRLAHEVGWKYQAITSTLEEKRKEKAKLHYNKKKKLTKLRKQAEKNVEGKIARYTDVLKQFGILV, encoded by the exons ATGGCGGAGTTCAAG gttcTGGTCATCGATGGACGCGGCCACCTTTTGGGGCGCCTGGCGGCCATGGTGGCCAAGCAGGTCCTGCTGG GGcgcaaggtggtggtggtgagatgTGAGGGCATCAACATCTCCGGGAACTTCTACCGCAACAAAC TGAAGTACCTGGCCTTCCTCCGCAAGCGCATGAACACCAACCCGTCCCGCGGGCCCTACCACTTCCGCGCCCCCAGCCGCATCTTCTGGCGCACGGTCCGAG GGATGCTGCCCCACAAGACCAAGCGAGGCCAGGCCGCCCTGGAGAGACTGAAGGTCTTTGATGGGATTCCGCCCCCCTACGACAAG AGGAAACGGATGGTGGTACCCGCTGCTCTGAAAGTCGTACGCCTGAAGCCGACGCGCAAG TTCGCCTTCCTGGGGCGCCTGGCCCATGAGGTTGGCTGGAAGTACCAAGCCATCACCTCAACCCTGGAGGAGAAACGCAAGGAGAAGGCCAAGCTGCATTACAACAAGAAGAAGAAGCTGACG AAACTGCGGAAGCAGGCGGAGAAGAACGTGGAAGGCAAGATCGCCAGGTACACGGACGTGCTGAAGCAGTTCGGGATCTTGGTCTGA